From the genome of Lawsonella clevelandensis, one region includes:
- a CDS encoding TPM domain-containing protein yields the protein MVNVFKRCCVALLLTLGVLVGPTAASYAVEPFAMPDSTDVVARGTTLSDTDQVKLQDAVVDARQQLGLEIYFVFVDTYGDLTPAGWTQEFVSLSHITGPNYVVITVATQQRDLYLGQGGSLSTYQMQTLMNKYLIPSLQQSDASWGNIGPAAVEGLHAVRSSQPAGSTTDDNVPLGLGAFILTLVAAAAVAIYYVVRRLARRKRNNEAAMNALANPQWDAPNPLGAVPLGQLHQRSKEVLIATDNAIRQANQAVITARQEFGDAAVEQYQIALQKASAHLRQAFTIRQELDDAFPETQQQQHQMLTELLRHCDDAGKLLKENATQFEQMRDIMTDPQPRIANLTLRTVEARARLEPAHQTISSLQQRYKRLNLETIEANVLGAEENITLAEKSLDDARQGLKRPSEEHYPVAPAIVQAEKLLAQAERLLAAVDHADEDITHAQASLQGQKEELTKTLAEAESFLASPLAKNSTVNTNPVHNAVNLARQALKRAESRGEAIPLPCYNELVAADTSLQSTLISTEGQANTLQRQKETVRQAIITAQHQVRAAQDLVNTRTNIVQATARTRLSQAQTHLRMAEQVAETDYLAALQEAQKAMMMAQEATQAAAHDQRTYATMYYQDQRTRSGSNVSSFLGGMLLGNLLSGGSSYNNGWSAVSNGAVDIARALGNSGGFSGIGGSFGGPSGIGGKF from the coding sequence ATGGTGAACGTTTTCAAACGTTGTTGTGTCGCTCTTCTCCTCACGCTAGGTGTACTGGTGGGGCCTACCGCTGCCAGTTATGCCGTGGAGCCCTTTGCTATGCCGGATAGTACAGATGTGGTGGCACGTGGCACTACACTTTCTGACACTGACCAAGTAAAACTCCAGGATGCTGTGGTAGATGCCCGCCAACAACTGGGCTTGGAGATCTACTTCGTCTTCGTCGACACCTACGGAGACCTCACCCCAGCTGGGTGGACCCAAGAATTTGTGTCCCTGTCGCACATTACGGGGCCGAACTACGTTGTTATCACCGTCGCGACGCAGCAGCGCGATCTTTACCTGGGGCAAGGTGGTTCTCTCAGCACCTACCAGATGCAAACGTTGATGAATAAGTACCTCATCCCCTCCTTGCAGCAAAGTGATGCCTCCTGGGGCAACATAGGACCTGCAGCAGTGGAAGGCTTGCACGCAGTGCGTAGTTCCCAGCCGGCTGGATCCACTACCGATGACAACGTTCCCCTCGGGCTAGGCGCATTCATCCTTACCCTTGTCGCCGCTGCCGCGGTTGCCATCTATTACGTGGTCCGCCGCTTGGCCCGTCGTAAACGCAACAATGAAGCCGCAATGAACGCACTGGCGAACCCACAATGGGACGCCCCCAATCCCCTCGGAGCAGTGCCGCTGGGCCAACTGCATCAGCGGTCTAAGGAAGTGCTCATCGCTACCGATAACGCAATTCGGCAAGCTAACCAGGCTGTGATTACCGCCCGCCAGGAATTTGGTGATGCAGCGGTAGAGCAGTACCAGATCGCCCTCCAGAAAGCCTCCGCACATCTGCGTCAAGCTTTCACCATCCGCCAAGAATTGGATGACGCTTTCCCCGAAACACAACAACAGCAACACCAAATGCTGACGGAGCTACTCCGACACTGTGACGATGCCGGCAAACTTCTCAAGGAGAACGCCACCCAGTTTGAGCAGATGCGCGACATTATGACCGATCCACAGCCCCGCATTGCTAACCTCACCCTTCGTACGGTGGAAGCACGTGCACGGCTGGAGCCAGCTCACCAGACCATCTCGTCGCTACAGCAACGCTATAAGCGGCTCAACCTGGAAACCATCGAAGCAAACGTCCTTGGTGCGGAAGAGAACATCACCCTTGCGGAGAAATCCCTGGATGATGCTCGGCAGGGGCTCAAACGCCCCAGCGAGGAACACTATCCGGTGGCACCGGCCATTGTGCAGGCAGAAAAGCTGCTGGCCCAGGCAGAGCGACTCCTCGCTGCAGTGGATCATGCTGACGAGGACATCACACACGCGCAAGCCAGCTTGCAGGGACAAAAAGAGGAGCTCACCAAGACCCTTGCTGAGGCTGAGAGTTTCCTCGCAAGCCCACTCGCGAAGAACTCCACCGTCAACACGAATCCAGTGCACAATGCCGTCAACTTGGCTCGTCAGGCACTCAAACGCGCCGAATCACGCGGGGAAGCTATACCCCTCCCCTGCTATAACGAGCTGGTCGCTGCAGACACCAGTCTGCAGTCCACTCTCATTTCTACTGAAGGGCAAGCCAACACCCTACAGCGCCAGAAGGAGACAGTGCGCCAGGCTATTATCACGGCTCAGCATCAGGTGCGGGCAGCTCAAGACCTGGTGAATACTCGCACGAATATTGTGCAGGCAACCGCCCGTACTCGCCTCTCACAGGCACAAACTCATCTACGTATGGCGGAGCAAGTGGCAGAAACCGACTACCTGGCAGCTCTCCAAGAGGCGCAAAAAGCCATGATGATGGCACAGGAGGCCACCCAGGCCGCCGCACACGACCAACGAACCTATGCCACGATGTACTACCAGGATCAGCGCACCCGCTCTGGCAGCAACGTCAGCAGCTTCCTGGGCGGTATGCTGTTAGGCAATCTACTCAGTGGCGGATCGTCCTACAATAATGGCTGGTCAGCTGTCAGTAACGGAGCTGTGGACATTGCCCGCGCCTTGGGTAACTCAGGAGGATTCTCCGGTATCGGCGGATCCTTCGGCGGGCCTTCTGGAATAGGTGGGAAGTTCTAA